The following coding sequences are from one Planctomycetaceae bacterium window:
- the murC gene encoding UDP-N-acetylmuramate--L-alanine ligase, translating to MTQTNNQPAAESFVGKSVHLIGMGGCGMGAIAGVLLAQGARVSGSDSGASELLDRLARQGATVHVGQRGGNIPADCELVAYSAAIHNENPELVAARQRGLEVVRYSAMLGRLMAQRQGIAIAGTHGKSTTTAMVAYALKTAGLDPSFVVGAMVDQLGGPSGVGSGPHFVAEACEFDRNFLDLRPRYAAILNVEEDHLDCYRDLSAIIEAFRAFGDLVTPGGVLVVNGEDRNAASAVSRARCAVETFGLTSSCTWRGVNASAQQGIVSMDVQHGGQPYCRITVPLPGLHNAYNTLAAVALLHHAGVPADRMAALLAGFTGARRRMTFKGDAGGVTVLDDYAHHPTEIAVTLRAIREHYRPQRLVCIFQPHQHSRTRFLLKDFARSFSSADEVIVPDIYFVRDSDLEKDYISSEDLVSQIRLHGGSARYIEAFDQIVEQLALQLHSGDLVVTMGAGNIWEVADEIVRRFGRNRQG from the coding sequence ATGACGCAAACGAATAACCAACCCGCCGCTGAGAGTTTCGTCGGCAAGAGCGTTCACCTGATCGGCATGGGCGGGTGCGGGATGGGCGCCATCGCCGGGGTGCTGCTGGCGCAGGGGGCGCGGGTGAGCGGGTCGGACTCGGGGGCCTCGGAGTTGCTCGACCGCCTGGCCCGCCAGGGCGCGACGGTACACGTGGGACAGCGCGGGGGCAATATTCCCGCCGATTGCGAACTTGTCGCCTACTCGGCGGCGATCCACAACGAGAACCCCGAGTTGGTTGCCGCACGGCAGCGGGGGCTGGAGGTCGTGCGTTACAGCGCGATGCTCGGGCGGTTGATGGCCCAGCGGCAGGGTATCGCCATCGCCGGAACGCATGGCAAGAGCACCACCACGGCGATGGTGGCGTACGCGCTCAAGACGGCAGGGCTGGATCCCAGCTTTGTCGTCGGCGCCATGGTCGATCAGCTCGGCGGGCCCAGCGGCGTGGGAAGCGGTCCGCATTTTGTGGCCGAGGCGTGCGAGTTCGACCGCAACTTTCTGGACCTTCGCCCGCGGTACGCGGCGATCCTCAACGTCGAGGAAGACCACCTCGACTGCTATCGCGACCTGTCGGCGATCATCGAGGCGTTCCGCGCCTTCGGCGACCTGGTGACCCCGGGCGGGGTGCTGGTGGTCAACGGCGAAGACCGCAACGCCGCTTCGGCGGTCTCCCGCGCACGCTGCGCCGTCGAGACCTTCGGCCTGACCAGCTCATGCACCTGGCGGGGCGTCAACGCCAGCGCGCAGCAGGGCATCGTCTCGATGGACGTGCAGCATGGCGGTCAACCGTACTGCCGCATCACCGTGCCGCTGCCGGGCCTGCACAACGCGTACAACACGCTGGCGGCCGTGGCGCTGCTGCACCACGCGGGCGTTCCGGCCGACCGGATGGCGGCGCTGTTGGCGGGGTTCACCGGCGCGCGGCGGCGGATGACGTTCAAGGGCGACGCCGGCGGCGTGACGGTGCTGGACGACTACGCGCACCATCCCACCGAGATCGCCGTGACGCTGCGGGCCATCCGCGAGCACTACCGCCCGCAGCGCCTAGTGTGCATCTTCCAGCCGCACCAGCACAGCCGCACGCGGTTTCTGCTTAAGGACTTCGCCCGCTCGTTCAGTTCGGCCGATGAAGTGATCGTTCCGGACATTTACTTTGTTCGCGACAGCGACCTTGAAAAAGATTACATTTCATCCGAGGATCTGGTGTCGCAGATCCGCCTGCACGGCGGGTCGGCTCGATATATTGAGGCGTTCGATCAGATTGTCGAGCAACTCGCTCTACAGTTGCACAGCGGCGACCTGGTGGTGACCATGGGCGCCGGCAACATCTGGGAAGTGGCCGATGAAATTGTTCGCAGGTTTGGAAGAAATCGTCAGGGTTGA
- the murB gene encoding UDP-N-acetylmuramate dehydrogenase: protein MKLFAGLEEIVRVDEPLAGHTWLNIGGPAMYFVLPRNVEELAEVVRRCRENEVPMYVLGSGANVLIDDAGVKGAVIHLHKAFQEVSVTDNGLRAGAGADLGKLVLRCVRGGLSGLECLTGIPGSIGGSVKMNAGGTFGDIGNVIDSVDVMTAEGEVFTRYRGDLAFAYRSTNITAKFILSAEFRLVEDDPHRILKQVKQIWMYKKNSQPLAKRNAGCIFKNPRGLSAGALIDRSGLKNKRVGGAYVSPKHANFILADQGTTASDILKLINIIRETVYKQHEVYLELEIDVW from the coding sequence ATGAAATTGTTCGCAGGTTTGGAAGAAATCGTCAGGGTTGATGAACCGCTGGCCGGGCACACGTGGCTGAATATCGGCGGCCCGGCCATGTACTTCGTGCTCCCTCGCAACGTCGAGGAGCTGGCGGAGGTGGTGCGCCGCTGCCGCGAGAACGAAGTGCCCATGTACGTCCTGGGCAGCGGGGCCAACGTGCTCATCGACGATGCCGGCGTCAAGGGCGCCGTCATTCATCTGCACAAGGCGTTCCAGGAAGTCTCGGTTACCGACAACGGGCTGCGCGCCGGCGCCGGGGCCGACCTGGGCAAGCTGGTGCTGCGCTGCGTGCGCGGCGGCCTGTCGGGCCTGGAGTGCCTGACGGGAATTCCCGGAAGCATCGGCGGCAGCGTGAAGATGAACGCCGGCGGAACCTTCGGCGACATCGGCAACGTGATCGACTCGGTCGATGTGATGACGGCCGAGGGCGAGGTCTTCACCCGCTACCGCGGCGACCTGGCCTTTGCCTACCGCTCGACGAACATCACCGCCAAGTTCATTCTTTCGGCCGAGTTTCGCCTCGTCGAGGACGACCCGCACCGCATTCTCAAGCAGGTCAAGCAGATCTGGATGTACAAGAAGAACTCTCAGCCGCTGGCCAAGCGCAACGCCGGGTGCATTTTCAAGAATCCGCGCGGGCTCTCGGCCGGGGCCCTGATCGACCGCTCGGGACTCAAGAACAAGCGCGTGGGCGGAGCGTACGTTTCGCCCAAGCACGCCAACTTCATTCTGGCCGACCAGGGCACCACGGCCTCGGACATCCTCAAGCTGATCAACATCATTCGCGAGACGGTGTACAAGCAGCACGAGGTGTACCTGGAGCTGGAAATCGACGTCTGGTGA